A section of the Malus sylvestris chromosome 17, drMalSylv7.2, whole genome shotgun sequence genome encodes:
- the LOC126611899 gene encoding pentatricopeptide repeat-containing protein At3g02490, mitochondrial-like, with the protein MRQQWRLLLLRPHRRPPPHEFIKPSYSQVNSQPNLHSRSFFTSFHTDTLDPKLSPSLPIFNSRFAKSINPRNPLSRSLSSQPALELKDSDHGVIADIFASPRGSDQIRKALESNSVVISHELVLKVLKSLESSPDVARRFFDWVLSCEGERLSSKSYNSMLSVLGVNGFVNEFWDLVDVMKKKGYGVSKWVQDKALEKFEKDGLDGDAEKLRALFASGSTDDSLDKICSRVCKIVRNEVWSDDIERQIRNLSVAYSSDMVKMALENLSTEPAKALIFFRWMEESGLLKHDQQTYNAMAKVLGREDCIDRFWKVVDEMRSNGYELEQETYVKVLGRFCKRKMMKDAVDLYEFAMAGSNKPSVHCCTFLLRKIAGGKQLDMGLFSRVVRIFADNGNVLTDSMLNAVLKSLNGVGRYGECNKVFKAMEEGGLVASGGLQSRIAFRLSSAGKKGATSEFISNMEASGHSSDYKIWSSLIEGHCVAGALDKASDCFQKMLEKEGAASAGYAFDLLVNAYCRKNRAIDAYKLLNDSVNERQLEPWHTTYKLLISKLMVQGGFKDALNILGIMKYHGFPPFIDPFVEYVSKSGTGDDALAFLKAMTSKRFPSTTVFLNVFEAYFKAGRLSEAQNFLSKCPGYIRNHADVLDLFYSAKSGERGAPSAVAA; encoded by the coding sequence ATGAGACAGCAATGGCGTTTGCTTCTCCTCCGACCTCACCGCCGCCCTCCGCCGCACGAATTCATAAAGCCGTCGTACTCTCAGGTAAACTCCCAACCCAATCTCCATTCACGTAGCTTTTTCACTTCGTTCCACACTGATACTCTCGACCCGAAGCTTTCACCTTCGCTGCCCATTTTCAATTCCCGATTCGCAAAATCGATAAACCCTAGAAACCCCTTGTCCCGCAGCCTCTCATCTCAGCCGGCACTCGAGCTCAAGGACTCCGATCATGGAGTTATAGCTGATATTTTCGCTAGTCCTAGGGGTTCGGATCAGATTAGGAAAGCATTGGAGTCGAACAGTGTTGTGATTAGCCATGAGTTGGTGTTGAAGGTTTTGAAGAGCCTCGAGTCGAGCCCCGACGTGGCTAGGAGGTTTTTCGATTGGGTATTGTCGTGTGAAGGTGAGAGATTGAGCTCCAAGTCGTATAATTCGATGCTGAGTGTTTTGGGGGTTAATGGGTTTGTGAATGAGTTTTGGGATTTGGTTGATGTTATGAAGAAGAAAGGGTATggtgtgtcgaaatgggtgcaGGATAAAGCCTTGGAAAAGTTTGAGAAGGATGGGTTGGACGGTGATGCTGAGAAATTGAGAGCGTTGTTTGCATCGGGGTCTACTGACGATTCCCTGGATAAGATTTGTTCGAGAGTGTGTAAGATTGTTAGAAATGAGGTGTGGAGTGATGATATAGAGAGGCAAATACGGAATTTGAGTGTGGCGTATTCTAGCGATATGGTTAAAATGGCGTTGGAAAATCTTAGTACAGAGCCGGCAAAAGCACTGATTTTTTTTCGGTGGATGGAGGAGAGTGGTTTGTTGAAACATGATCAACAGACTTATAATGCTATGGCAAAGGTATTGGGAAGGGAAGATTGCATAGATAGGTTTTGGAAAGTTGTTGATGAAATGAGGAGCAATGGGTATGAACTGGAGCAGGAGACATATGTTAAAGTTTTAGGTCGATTTTGTAAGAGGAAAATGATGAAGGATGCTGTGGACTTGTATGAGTTTGCAATGGCTGGTTCAAATAAACCTTCGGTTCATTGTTGTACCTTTCTGTTGAGGAAAATAGCGGGTGGTAAGCAGCTGGATATGGGTCTATTTTCTAGAGTTGTGAGAATTTTTGCAGATAACGGGAATGTGTTGACAGATTCAATGCTGAATGCAGTCCTTAAGTCTCTGAATGGTGTTGGTAGATATGGAGAGTGCAATAAGGTTTTCAAAGCAATGGAGGAAGGTGGGCTTGTAGCTAGTGGTGGTTTGCAGAGTAGGATTGCATTTCGGCTTAGTAGTGCTGGCAAAAAGGGGGCAACAAGTGAATTTATTAGTAATATGGAAGCTTCTGGGCATAGTTCGGATTACAAGATATGGTCATCCTTAATTGAGGGTCACTGTGTAGCTGGTGCTCTCGACAAGGCTTCTGATTGTTTCCAAAAGATGCTTGAGAAAGAGGGGGCTGCCTCTGCTGGTTATGCTTTTGATTTATTGGTAAATGCGTATTGCAGAAAGAACAGGGCAATAGATGCATACAAGTTACTCAACGATTCGGTCAATGAAAGGCAGCTCGAGCCATGGCATACCACATACAAATTGTTGATCAGTAAGTTAATGGTTCAGGGTGGATTTAAAGATGCTCTGAATATTCTGGGTATTATGAAATACCACGGatttcctccttttatagatcCATTTGTTGAGTATGTATCAAAGTCTGGAACAGGTGATGATGCTTTAGCTTTTCTGAAGGCGATGACCTCAAAGCGATTTCCATCGACCACTGTCTTTCTCAATGTATTTGAAGCCTATTTCAAGGCTGGACGGCTCAGTGAAGCACAAAATTTCCTTTCCAAATGCCCAGGCTACATCCGCAACCATGCTGATGTTTTAGATCTATTCTATTCTGCTAAATCTGGAGAACGTGGTGCACCCTCCGCGGTGGCTGCTTAG
- the LOC126609592 gene encoding stress-induced protein KIN2-like — MADNSQKMSYHAGEAKGQAQEKASGMMDKANNAAQSAKETMQDAGQNMQAKAQGAADAVKNATGMNK, encoded by the exons ATGGCCGACAACTCCCAGAAGATGAGCTACCACGCTGGAGAGGCCAAGGGCCAAGCTCAG GAGAAGGCCAGTGGAATGATGGACAAGGCTAACAATGCTGCCCAGTCTGCCAAGGAAACAATGCAGGATGCTGGCCAGAACATGCAGGCCAAGGCACAGGGAGCTGCCGATGCCGTCAAGAACGCCACCGGCATGAACAAATGA
- the LOC126609591 gene encoding stress-induced protein KIN2-like — MADNSQKMSYQAGEAKGQAQEKASGMMDKANNAAQSAKETMQDAGQNMQAKAQGAADAVKNATGMNK, encoded by the exons ATGGCTGACAACTCCCAAAAGATGAGCTACCAAGCTGGAGAGGCCAAGGGCCAAGCTCAG GAGAAGGCCAGTGGAATGATGGACAAGGCTAACAATGCCGCCCAATCTGCCAAGGAAACAATGCAGGATGCTGGCCAGAACATGCAGGCCAAGGCACAGGGAGCTGCCGATGCCGTCAAGAACGCCACCGGCATGAACAAATGA